The Osmerus eperlanus chromosome 1, fOsmEpe2.1, whole genome shotgun sequence genome includes the window ctccAGCTGTTtgcagcagggaagagaggagggaaacgaGAGGAGCAGAAACTTCTGTCTGATTGGTGGACTGTGGTCAGAGGTGGGAGGACCCTGGCGGGAGCGTCTTTCTGAGACGGGGAGGCTAACCTGGAGCTGAAACCACCTGGATGGGATTACACTCTTCTACACCGCTCGCTTCTACAAACACTCTTGTCCACgctaggaaggagaggagggatggtgtATTGATTGAGAAGGAGTGAGaaaaagggagtgagagaaaaaagagggagtgagagagaaagagggagtgagagagaaagaaagagagcgagagagggagtcagagagagagaaggagctgcTTGTGTATGAGCGAGAATGGATGGGAAATCTTAAACGCTCGTGAAATTGACTGCGTGATTGTGTTAAGCCAAGTGGACAGAATGCTGACTTCTCTTAAAGCCATCCCGTGTTCGAAGCAGATAGGGCcctgagaagaggaggggacccTGGACAAAGACACGTTCCATCTGGGAACtgtcagccagccatccagtcaGGACGGACCAAACAGCGTTTGTTGAACAGATGATTGAAAACACCATGCTCTATTTGACTTGAAGAACTAAACACACAACCAGAGGAGCTGAATGTTTGCGCCTACTTAAAAAATATCTATAATTTTTGAAAGGTGAGTtgttagattattttttttattatcacgGCTTCTCCTCCACGTGAGTCGCAGTCCTAGCAACCGGTCGGACAGAACGGGACGTTGCCGTGGCGTTTATGGACTCCGTGGAGGTGAGAGACCAGATTTTCAAGCCAAGGTTGTTTGTGGTGATGCAATCTACTGTAAAAATCCTTGTGTACAGGTTGAGATGGAAGGGGATGGTGTTCTCTTCACTGAAACATAGAGACGTTTACAGACTGAACTTGAACTGCATTCCATATGCGTTCCATTTGCTAATTGCCTTttacttcccttcctctctctctccttcgcccTCTGCTTCCActttccctctcccactctcccttccatccctctttctatcttcatccctctcccctgtcttcctcctgctctccatcttccccccctcccctcctcctccagtatgGCCGTGGCTTGCAGCAGAGTAAGTCGTCCTGCCAGCGTCAGTTCTCAGCTGTAAACCCTAGAGAGGAATCTCCACAGTGACACCATCCAGCTTCAGAGAAACTGAACTCCTGAGGAAGTCACTGTCTTCTGAGCTCTGACTGATGGAGTTGAATcagatctctcttctctccccgtGTTGACTGAGGATCTAATCACCAACGCTTTACAACCTCACGCAACCCTGCGGAGATCTGGCTGCACATCCCCTACCCACAGTCCTCCTCTCGGCGCCATGGCCCGTGCCGGTGGCATGCCTGCGCCTCTGGTGTTGATAGgctacttcctgttcctccccctGCTGCGATTGGCCGAGGCCAGTTGTCCGTCTCCCTGCGTGTGCGCCTCGGACATCTTGAGCTGCAGCGCGGCTGGTCTgaagctcctcccctccccgctgcCTCCCTCCACCGCCACCCTGGACCTCAACCACAACCTGCTGGTCGCCTTGGTGCCCGGTgccttctcctccctgccccgccTCCACACCCTCCGCCTGGCTCACAACCGCCTCAGCAGGCTGGAGCCAAGAACCTTCCAGAACGCCAGCCTGGGTCTCCGGCACCTGGACCTCTCGTCCAATCAGCTGGATCTGCTGGATCGGCACTGGTTCCTGGAGTTGCCAGGGTTACAGGAGCTCCTGCTTTTCAACAACCACATTGTCAAGGTGGAGAGTCTGGCGTTGGCTGGTCTGGGTATGCTCAGACAGCTCTATCTCAGCCACAACTTTCTCACCGAGTTCCCCTTCTCGTCCATCCAGAAGGACACCCACCCCTACCTGTCCACCCTGGACCTGTCCTCCAATCAGCTGCTCCAGCTGCCCCTGGACGAGATCTCCGCCCTGCCTGCCACCCTCCAGAGTGccctctacctccacaacaACACGCTGACCTGCGACTGCTCCATGTACGGCCTGTTCCGCCACTGGGAGCAACAAGACTTCGGCTCGGTGAAAGACTTCCGCAGGGAGCACACCTGCCGGCTGTATGGGGACCGGCGCGCCTCGGTTCGCTTCCTGGAGCACGGGGGCTCCTTCGGGAACTGCAGCCTGCCCCCCGCCGAGCAGCAGGGGGCGGCAGAGAGCAGCCTGCAGGGGTACGTGGGAGACGCCCTCCTCCTGGACTGCGTGACCCGGCTGAGAGGTCGCGACCTCCACTACCTGTGGGTGCTGCCCCAGCAGGCGTACGTGGCGGCGCCGGGCAACGACAACGGCTCGCTGCGCGTGTTTGCCAACGGCTCCCTGGAGATCCTGTCGGTGAGGGCTGAGGACTCGGGCGTGTACCTGTGCATGGTGCAGGACCGGGGCCGCCAGCGCAACGAGACGTGGGAGGTGAACGTGACGGTGGCGCTGCGGGGGCAGGAGGCGGAGCCCTTCAACACGGGCTTCACCACCCTGCTGGGCTGCGTGGTGAGCCTGCTGTTGGTGCTCATGTACCTCTACCTGACCCCCTGTCGCTGCTGCTGCCGCAAGACCCCCGCCCCGGCCGCCAACACCCCCAGCCCCGGCAACGAGGCCAGCGCACAgtcctccatcctcacccccaccccgcccgcCACCACAGAGGGGCCGGGCCGCAAGGTCAGTAACAACAAGCATGTGGTCTTTCtggagccaatcagagagcagaATGGCCGGCTTAGGGCGGAGCCCCCCAAGCTCCTCCAATCGCAGCGAGGGGACACAGACTCCATCATCTCAGTGTTCTCAGACACACCCATCGTGCCATAGCACCCAACAGCCATCACCTCCTCgtactcctcctactcctcctcacccacctcctcccccccccccccgacctcaCCCACTCCTCCTCACTGCCTGCTGGGGAGGTCGCTGAGTTACTGAGCCTCAAAGcagcacagagagatggagggaagggaggagagactgggaggagagagacaaggagcgaGAGATGAGGAGACTCCTAGGTCAGGCGATACAGGACCCTGGAGGTATGCAGGAGAAGGTTGGTGCGATCAGGTCAACGGGGGAAAACAGCCTCTAAACAACCAGACTCACAGCACAGAGCTCCTTTCTGCACAGCATGACCCTTTAGacagatatacagtacacacacacacacacacacacacacacacacaggtacagtacaGCTACTGATACATCTAATGTTACAGTACAGCTACAGCACAGCACTGCTATAATGACTGCTACAGCTACAGTACAGCTACAGCACAGCACTGCTATAATGACTGCTACAGCTACAGTCCAGCTACAGCACAGCACTGCTATAATGACTGCTACAGCTACAGTACAGCTACAGCACAGCTATAATGACTGCTACAGCTACAGTACAGCTACAGCACAGCACTGCTATAATGACTGCTACAGCTACAGTACAGCTACAGCACAGCACTGCTATAATGACTGCTACAGCTACAGTACagctacagcacagcacagctatAGAGACTGCTACAGCTACAGTCCagctacagcacagcacagctatAATGACTGCTACAGCTACAGTCCAGCTACAGCACAGCACTGCTATAGAGACTGCTACAGCTACAGTACTGATGTAGCTACTGTCACAGTACAGCTACATCACAGATACAGTACTGCTCCCGCTCTGGCTAAAGCTACTGATACAGCTAATGCTAAAGAACTGCTATAATTACTGTAACAGTGAAGCTACTGATACAGCTAATGCTAAAGAACTGCTATAATTACTGTAACAGTGAAGCTACTGATACAGCTAATGCTAAAGAACTGCTATAATTACTGTAACAGTACAGCTACGGTACTGCTACAACCTAGCTTGGCCTGGACCAGGctgaccaccaccatcaccaccacgcacgcgcacacacacacacacacacacacacacacacacacacatcaacattcTTGTCTGAAGAGCGGCAAGCCTTCAGCTCATGCAACTTTGAAACCCCCCGTTTTCCCAGCTAGCGAGCTTGGCGGCGGTAGCGCCTGCACCGAGACAGCAGACCCCGGAAGCCTGGAGGAACGGCGCGGAGAAGCAGGGCTGACACAATGGGAGGAAGCTCTTAGCGGGTATAAatagaccagggagagagcgtGAGCTGGGGGGCCCCCCCACCTGGACCCCCCGCTGGGTGGACATACTTTGATCGAACGTCTGAAACGTTAGTGAACGGAATAAAAGCCTTTTGGGTAATCGTGTGAAGCGCTGACGAGATGGAGGATGAATTTGGACCTTGGTGCCAGATTGATCTCTCATCTAattcaggggaggggggggagggtgcagTGTTGTTTCAGGATGGACACAGGGCGGTGTTTGTTGTTGACGTGTCGGCCATGTTGGATATGAGCTGGAGCCCTTGAATTAGAACTTTGTATGCTGCACATCTAGTATGCTGCACATCTACGCCAATAGATGTGACCTATTGGATACGGACTGTGTTGAACAAAGACTCACTGTATGGATGGATGGGACAATCTAAAAGGTCAATTTTGTTTTTCTATCctcctcaacacccccccccctcccctgctcgcactgtccctctgtcccttacGCTCACCCTCTCGATTGATGTCTTAATAAATCCTTCAACTTGGACTGTCTAGAACAACGTCTGCTTGGTCATTGATATCTAACAGCATGAATCTGTggccagatacacacacacttaccatcCCCATCCCCGCCATaatgatcatcatcatcacctgtATATGTACAGAGTCTCTTGTGTGGTTATAAGCTGAAAACACCCACCACTGTGTTCAACATCTCATGAAAAGACAATCTACTGCCAGCAAAAGAGCGCTGCTCTGAAAATTAGGTTTGCAGCGGGCTGCTTACGTGCTCGCTTTTGATCTATTCCCTCACATTTCTGGGTCTCTGCGTGTGTTGTCAAACCGTATCAgagtattatttattattaccaGGGGAGTACTCCAAGGAAGTCAATGATAAACCACCATAGCACAAAGCAGCATAAGGACTTCAAATAAGGTTAGTTATAATTAAAACCAAGTTTCATGTAAGCACTTCCCAGTGtgaattt containing:
- the amigo3 gene encoding amphoterin-induced protein 3, with translation MARAGGMPAPLVLIGYFLFLPLLRLAEASCPSPCVCASDILSCSAAGLKLLPSPLPPSTATLDLNHNLLVALVPGAFSSLPRLHTLRLAHNRLSRLEPRTFQNASLGLRHLDLSSNQLDLLDRHWFLELPGLQELLLFNNHIVKVESLALAGLGMLRQLYLSHNFLTEFPFSSIQKDTHPYLSTLDLSSNQLLQLPLDEISALPATLQSALYLHNNTLTCDCSMYGLFRHWEQQDFGSVKDFRREHTCRLYGDRRASVRFLEHGGSFGNCSLPPAEQQGAAESSLQGYVGDALLLDCVTRLRGRDLHYLWVLPQQAYVAAPGNDNGSLRVFANGSLEILSVRAEDSGVYLCMVQDRGRQRNETWEVNVTVALRGQEAEPFNTGFTTLLGCVVSLLLVLMYLYLTPCRCCCRKTPAPAANTPSPGNEASAQSSILTPTPPATTEGPGRKVSNNKHVVFLEPIREQNGRLRAEPPKLLQSQRGDTDSIISVFSDTPIVP